Proteins encoded in a region of the Cydia pomonella isolate Wapato2018A chromosome 3, ilCydPomo1, whole genome shotgun sequence genome:
- the LOC133516251 gene encoding nicotinamide riboside kinase 2, which translates to MEIVNRDQWIVIGISGVTCGGKTTLANKLAQTLTPVYMFNQDTYFYPDDSPHHVRVEGMEHNNYDILSSLDMKSMHADILATMRGEDKAQYSATERGARLAADGKKFLIAEGFTVLNYKPILDLCDLKYYFVLEFGECFARRSLRLYDPPDVPGYFERCVWPEHLKYRAEIERNSSIQLLDGKVPDPIRIVLEDLQRFGVSAS; encoded by the exons ATGGAGATTGTAAATAGAGATCAATGGATCGTGATCGGGATTTCGGGCGTCACCTGCGGTGGAAAAACTACGCTCGCTAACAAGCTCGCTCAAACTCTAACGCCGGTGTATATGTTCAACCAAGACACTTATTTCTATCCGGATGACAGTCCACACCACGTACGCGTCGAGGGCATGGAACACAACAACTACGACATACTGTCGTCGCTGGATATGAAGAGCATGCACGCGGACATACTGGCGACGATGCGCGGCGAGGACAAGGCGCAGTACAGCGCGACCGAGCGCGGCGCCCGCCTCGCGGCGGACGGGAAGAAGTTCCTCATCGCCGAGGGGTTCACCGTGCTCAACTATAAGCCGATCCTGGACCTATGCGACTtgaa GTACTACTTCGTGTTGGAGTTCGGTGAGTGTTTCGCGCGGCGCTCGCTGCGGCTGTACGACCCGCCCGACGTGCCCGGCTACTTCGAGCGCTGCGTGTGGCCCGAGCACTTGAAGTACCGAGCTGAG ATCGAGCGCAACTCTTCGATACAGCTGTTGGACGGCAAGGTGCCGGACCCGATACGGATCGTGCTCGAGGACCTGCAGCGGTTCGGCGTGTCCGCCTCCTAG